The proteins below come from a single Drosophila busckii strain San Diego stock center, stock number 13000-0081.31 chromosome X, ASM1175060v1, whole genome shotgun sequence genomic window:
- the LOC108606990 gene encoding NADH dehydrogenase [ubiquinone] flavoprotein 2, mitochondrial gives MLSNCAAKTLATVRGSLRAIATSSAQRSDNLFVHRDTPEDNPNIPFEFTAENKKRVDAILSIYPEGHKRGAMIPLLDLAQRQYGWLPISAMHKVAEILELPNMRVYEVATFYTMFMRKPTGKYHIQVCTTTPCWLRGSDAVLETCKKQLGIGVGETTKDKKFTISEVECLGACVNAPMVAINDDYYEDLTSKDMQEILADLKADKISPPGPRNGRFASEPKGQPTSLTEEPKKPGFGLQAGL, from the exons ATGTTATCGAATTGTGCCGCAAAGACTTTGGCCACCGTT CGGGGCAGCTTGCGTGCCATTGCCACCAGCAGTGCACAGCGCAGCGACAATCTATTTGTGCATCGCGATACACCCGAAGATAATCCCAACATACCCTTCGAGTTTACGGCGGAGAACAAAAAGCGTGTCGATGCCATACTGAGCATCTATCCCGAGGGCCACAAACGTGGCGCAATGATACCACTGCTAGATCTGGCACAGCGTCAGTATGGCTGGCTGCCCATCTCTGCAATGCATAAGGTTGCCGAAATTCTGGAATTACCCAACATGCGCGTCTATGAGGTGGCCACCTTCTACACAATGTTCATGCGCAAGCCAACGGGCAAGTATCACATACAGGTGTGCACAACAACACCTTGCTGGCTACGCGGCTCTGACGCAGTGCTGGAGACCTGCAAGAAGCAACTGGGCATCGGTGTAGGCGAGACCACTAAGGACAAAAAGTTTACCATCTCCGAGGTGGAATGCTTGGGTGCCTGTGTTAATGCGCCCATGGTGGCTATCAATGATGATTACTAT GAGGATCTGACCAGCAAAGATATGCAAGAGATTTTGGCTGATTTAAAGGCTGATAAGATCTCGCCACCAGGCCCACGCAATGGACGCTTTGCCAGCGAACCTAAAGGCCAGCCTACATCATTGACCGAGGAGCCCAAGAAACCTGGCTTTGGGTTGCAAGCGGGCCTCTAA
- the LOC108606988 gene encoding zinc finger protein ZPR1, translating into MSTVDATRAVNDGADSTTKDQPIFQEISADQAVEVVEIESACMNCFQTGTTRLLPTKIPFFREVVLMSFKCEHCGYTNNEMQSASEIQKNGVRIELQVQKSADLNRRVVRSDNSSISIPEVELEIPVQSQKGEVTTVEGIIERTITGLSQDQEKRRIDHPSEAASIDAYIDRLRQLKELSTPFRVLLEDISGNSFIENLLAPASDPQLKTSHFTRTKEQNEMLGLYEQNHEEQHLLKPIAEDEWPLENLQGEVLQFATNCPECQAPCETNMKLTNIPHFKEVVIMATVCEKCGHKTNEVKSGGGIEPQGVRFKVRIVDKEDLTRDVLKSETCSLAIPELDLDVGPHALCGRFTTVEGLLVAMRDQIDCTLFHDSADDGSKQKMDTFLQTFEDVLKLQRVITLVLEDPAGNTYVQSLSDNDEPDEKLTVERYDRSFEDNEDLGLNDMKTENYEQNAS; encoded by the exons atgTCAACTGTGGACGCAACACGAGCTGTAAACGATGGCGCCGACAGCACAACGAAGGATCAACCCATATTTCAGGAGATTAGCGCCGATCAAGCAGTAGAAGTGGTCGAAATTGAATCCGCATGTATGAACTGCTTTCAAACTGGCACCACACGTTTGCTGCCCACCAAAATACCATTCTTCCGCGAAGTGGTCCTAATGTCATTCAAGTGTGAGCACTGTGGCTATACGAACAATGAAATGCAATCTGCCTcggaaatacaaaaaaacgGCGTGCGCATTGAGCTGCAAGTACAAAAATCTGCAGATCTAAATCGCCGTGTTGTGCGCTCGGATAACTCAAGCATAAGCATACCGGAGGTAGAGCTAGAGATACCAGTACAGTCGCAGAAGGGCGAGGTGACCACCGTCGAGGGTATAATTGAGCGCACAATAACTGGCTTGTCCCAGGACCAGGAGAAACGTCGCATTGATCATCCATCTGAAGCAGCATCCATAGATGCATATATAGATCGCTTGCGTCAGCTAAAAGAGCTATCAACGCCATTCCGTGTGCTGCTGGAAGACATATCGGGCAATAGTTTTATTGAAAATCTGCTTGCACCAGCCAGCGATCCTCAGCTAAAGACATCCCACTTTACGCGCACGAAAGAGCAAAACGAGATGCTAG GTCTATATGAGCAGAACCATGAGGAGCAGCATCTGCTGAAGCCCATAGCCGAAGATGAGTGGCCACTTGAGAATCTGCAAGGCGAAGTGCTACAGTTTGCCACAAACTGTCCAGAGTGTCAGGCGCCATGCGAGACAAACATGAAACTAACAAACATACCGCATTTCAAGGAGGTTGTGATAATGGCCACCGTTTGCGAGAAATGTGGCCATAAGACTAATGAGGTCAAGTCCGGCGGTGGCATTGAGCCGCAGGGCGTTAGATTCAAGGTGCGCATTGTTGACAAGGAGGATCTAACGCGTGATGTGCTCAAGTCAGAAACTTGTAGCTTGGCCATACCTGAACTGGATCTGGATGTGGGCCCGCATGCGCTTTGCGGTCGTTTTACCACTGTGGAGGGTCTACTGGTGGCCATGCGTGATCAAATAGACTGCACGCTGTTTCACGACTCTGCGGACGACGGCTCCAAGCAGAAGATGGATACttttttgcaaacatttgAGGATGTACTAAAACTACAGCGAGTTATTACACTGGTACTTGAGGACCCGGCTGGAAATACATATGTGCAATCGCTTAGCGACAATGATGAGCCGGATGAAAAGCTTACTGTGGAAAGATATGATCGCAGTTTTGAGGACAACGAAGATCTGGGTCTAAACGATATGAAAACAGAAAACTATGAGCAAAATGCCTCATAG